The genome window gtatttaaaattcATGGTCAAGCATTTCCTAACTTAACAAAATACATACAGACATTCAGAccagatttaattatttattttatgatagattatttacacacatttttttttcaatgtcaaATATACACATCATCAAGCAATACTTTATTCACAGACCTGcgatttcagtttttttttaacccccttTTTTCACAGACTAATCGGTTGTccagaaattaaaatgttaatatctTTTGGTACTTTACTGTGCAAACCaaacagagtaaaataaaatgagtaAGATAAGATGTGACTATATAATTTCCATGTGTCTGTGACTTTGTAACACCCACCGGGTAAAAATTAAGCCAgagtatagaaaaataatatatttaattggtTCTTCCACTAGACACATCATGTTAATGGTGATCTCTTTCTTTACATATGTAACTTTTCACTCATCCACTGCTTATCTATAGGGTGGATAAGGGCACATAGTCTGTACTAATGCATATACATTTTCAGAGATTTTGAATAGCAGCTTTAATCATAATGCACAAGGCATTTAAACAACTTCCAGAACTCATGTTCTTCTATTTAGATAACAGGAGGATCCAAAACAAGATTagtattatcataatattatgcAGTATTATATTACTAAAATATTGGGAAGAAAAAATGCCCACTTTTCATTAATAGACTATAATCTGaaattaaacaacattttgGGCATATATGTATATAGGGATTTTTGGGTGCATATGCTGCATATGTGCCTGATGTCTAAATGACAACGGAATAACTTGCTGATGAAGAGTATCTATGTCCATGTTGTGTCTTGCTTACACTGTAAGTTTGACAGAGTAAAACACACTCTCTCCAGGTGTGATTATAAGCTGTTTTAATCCTGGGTGCACAATGTAACAGCACTGTGTGCAGCGCTAGTTTCTGAATCTGTTACAATCAGTGCTATGATCCTTCCATTTATAACATCATCCTAATGACATTTCTGTAAGCTCTGGGTCATATAAaggaacaatacaaaaaaaaaaatcactttgaaTCTTTCATTCTTCCAAATTTCTAACAGTCAAACAGACAAAattcaacaaaaacaataaataattttttgttttattcagctTAACTGAGTTGGCTTTTTtcacaatatatacaaattaaacTTGGAACAATAACTTCTCCTCAGCACCTGTAAAAACTCACTGTCCACCATATTGACCATTTTTTATGGGATCCATATAACCTTAAGAAAGTAGAAGAGACACACAACACATAACAACATCCCATATGTCGGTCATCCTCTACACCATTTACTTTGGCGCTCTTCATCCAAAGTACGGTTGTTCACTCTGAAAATTGTAGTCTGGACAGACCTTCTGCACAAGCTTGTAGTCGATGCTGAAAAAGGAGATGAAGATGCAGATAACTTTGAAGGGCTTGGCACAAAGCCAGGCAGCATTGGATTGGGTGTGTTCAGTGAAACAGGTCTGAGACGGATCATACAGACACGGTTTGGGCTTCTTGGAACGGTTGGTCTTCTTATACTCGACACGACAGTTAAAGGTCTTGATGTCTTTGGGATCGATGGTTGACTGGTGAGGCTGGTGAAACTGAATCTCTGGTTGATGTAGAGTGCTTTGCTGCTGGACTACCTCAAACTCCACTATCTTCGAAGGTGGGACGATGCTGACAGTCACGTTGCCGAGGCTTGACGAGTTGTGGCGGAAGTAGACGGTGAATGTGCCATTGACGTGGTCCACGATCTTGCCTGTCACCAGCAGGTTGAACTTCACTGTTTTGACGGTGAAGTAGAAGTCGCCCCAGCCGAAGATCTTCTTGGTCTTCATGGCGGTTTTGAGGGGAGGTTTGCGCTTCGAGTGATAGCCTGTCTGATCCAGGAACTGTGACTGGTTCCTGGCCCAATCGTATGGGTTTGGTAAGCCGAAGGTAGGTGGTTTGGGTTTCATAGGTGTGTGGTCCATAGAGGAGAATATCCTGGAGGTCTGGAATGGGGGTTTAACTCCTCCACCTGCCCCAATGCCTCCTCCTCCAGCTCCACCATAAGGAACGGGCTTCAGGACAGACCCTGCTGCGCCTAGCTCCAGGTAATCCAAAGATTTCCCAACCTGCTTTTCCAGGCCATGAACCTAAAAAAGacacaataggggaaaaaaggTCAAACAGGCTCCTAATATGAAAAGAtgtctgtacaaaaaaaaaatactgtactttCTTATACATGAACAAAtcaagtaatatttttaaaatgcaaatgggTTTTGCATAAAATTCACAGATTGACAGGTTCACCAttacttaatataataattttttttttaaagaaaatacaaagTCCACTACTAAATACTACAGGTTAGGTGTTAGCTGAACAGAACAGATCAAGTGTTTGCACTTGCAgagtgatttttatttactgattcTATGTCAGCGCATAGTATTATTTCCTTGTTATCTCTACTATTGGAGATAGCCAGACTATGCCCCAGTAATAAGCCTCACTTTAAAGCAGTTTTTCGGGGAGTAAAAGAAGCAGCAGTGCCCTTACACTGGGCAATTTACACCTGACGGTTTCTTTGTCAAGGATAAAGGTCTTAAAGGTCATTGTCACATAATAGGACAATTTCTTCCTCATTTTAGTGTCCTGGATCTTCTTTACCCTCGACTGTCTCAACCAAAGCTGCTTCCCCTTTCAGTGTTACTTACACCTGCTTGACATCTTTAATTCTAATTTTCCCCTTAACATAGAAAACACTTACATCCTGTGATATTTTGGCAATAATACTTTGGATACTTCTTCATCTTAATTTTTGTCAACCTCTAATTTTTCAGATGTTAGGTTGAGCATATTAAGAGTATTTAATTTCATggattaaataaagtttttttctgaTGTAGGGTGTTTGTAAAAGTATCTATAACATCATCCACTatttagaaattattttgtGCACTATAAAAGACGTTTTTTAAATCCTACAATTAAACATATTGTCTCTAatatataaaccaaaaaaatgttttgtttgtttgttgaaaaGCCAGTTTTCCTAGCAAGTACCATCCAAATGTCCCAACTGTCTCCATAAGGTAAAACATGTCAGATATGCCTGTGCTTGTGgagacatttaaaaacatgcCCCCCTTCCCCCCACTACACACACGACATGTTTACAATCACATCATTGACATTTCAGACTTGTCTCTTCTACAGACTACAGTCAGTGTGCTGTCACTGAAAGGTGACAGTTCAGAAGAAAAGCCTTTATTTAAGGATTCTCTGACAGGAGGTCGACCTCGTCTTATTCTGATTCGACTTGGCCTGGAAAAGCAGGTTGGGAGGCAGACGCCACCGTACATGCGCTCATCCCTCAGTAATGCTGACACCAAATTCATGTCGCCATTTGTTGCAGCATTTGTCAACGCTCTTGCTAATGTCTGCTGCCGTTCAATTAATTGAACTTATGGCACGCTTTCCCTACCTGTCTTTCACACCGCCAGCATGAGAGGAATTGATGAGAGAGGAGAATTATTGATTACCAGGTACACagattaaaaaagagagagagagagatggtgatGAATGACTATTGACTGGATAATGACTTCTAGCAGGCAGTTGGCACTGGACACTGATGGAAGAGAAGTTGATACTTCAAACCACTCGTCTGTATGGATGCTCACCTATTAGACAAATGATCACAATCCAGTAATCAaagaagtataaaaaaaagatttatattgtTACAGATATTTTTCATCcatacagtaatgtgcaaatATCTTCAGCCActactcatttcttcatattttgcatccaaagagccagactttcatgtatttttaaatatagtctTGAGAAATATTTCTCCAGGTTTCCTGAAAGACaatttcagtccagtccctgaccattttcagaggaatgttttttgtttgttaagccacacagtgacctacaaATCATtcaatcattaaaaaacaaacaaaagcatcCACGGTAAGttatgaaccagtgagaaacaatcgcacatgatggcagatgatcaggccagtgattagtacaTGGGTGGTGCTGAATTCTTAGTAGttgaaacagatgagaggggaaatgaggttgctgctgaggttattaTATAAACAACCGATTTTCGATtgaaattgtatctttaggaactttttagcctgtcacagtaaacaATTGTTCCCgattattttaattgaatttaatatgaagaaatgagaagtggctcaagacttttgcacagtactgtattataCATCCATTATTTACTAACCACTTCATGCTGCTTAGGTGGCAGATCCTGAGACTGTCCCAGGAACCCTATGTGCTAAGTGGTAATGCTAATACACTGGACAGGACACCAATCCATCCCGACgtatcactcacacacaatcatacacaggGCCAATTAAGTCTGCCTAGTTTACCTAGTGCTTCTGGGAGGTGGGAGTGGTATTAGTGGTATTATTTGTGGTATAAAGTAGTATTACTCCTTTCAACATCAGACAATCACTATTATTGCAATTGTGTATAAGAGAGCATTTTACAGAATTGTATGTGCTGCAGTATTTCGCAAAAAGATCATGTACACACCATTAGCGGTGGTGCTGTTGTGTAAAATCTAGTATGGCATGCTAAAAGAGCAGGCACCTTGGCCTCTTCTTGTACCGAAGCGCTGCCAAGTCAGCACCGTAGAACATAGACATCTTCTGACATGCCATCTGTTATGCCAAACCCTGCCCAGCTTGGGTCCCTATTACCATGACAACAAGCTTCTTCCACATACTCCGACCCCTCACCCTTGAACCCATACTGACAGATGACAAGACACAAAAAAAGTCGTCCTCTGCACACACGAAGGTTTCTCTGCCCTCCAGTAACTCATCCATCAGGACACTGTAAGAACATCAGTCTCTAAATGGCATCTAACATTCTACCCACTATGGATCAATTATGATTGCACAGCACCGCACATCGATTTGACTGCtgtcacaggaaaaaaaaaaaaaaagccagaagtACAAGATTAAATATGGAGTTTTAAACAGCCTCTTCCTACTGGACGTTTATCAGCGCTGAAAAAGGAGGTGGCTGACTGTAGCTCACACATGATctgatcatttaaattttaGCTTCTGATGACGAATTGTTGCTAGAGGTTTTACAGATAGTCTTGTATATTAGCCTTGCACTTTAAAAGCAGTGTTTTCACCTTTTAAACAGCTGTAGGCGTGGCCTTGATAATCCATATGGCTCTAAAGGGCATGCTGCAAGGTCAGTCCACATTCATCAATAAAGTTTGATAACAATTAATCAGATAATaatgtttttccccctctttctctgttCCTATAGGAGAACAGACCTAGTAATAATGAGGGTAACCGTGCTTCAGTCCTTCATATCATGCCTACTCAGCATGGTTCTGCCTCCCCGGGACACACATACAACTGCACATCTGCTTTTGCTCCTGACCACCACAGATGCTGTCAAATCATAATGAACTGCTGGAGGTCAATTCTGCCAACCCAGTTTAAAGCATCCTCTGTGCCAAACTAAGTTTTCCAGGAATCCCTGGGCTACGCTAAAAGATTTACACAATCCTAGCTGAAGCTGGAAACATGAGCAGCCTCACAGAGCACCACTATCACCACATGCTAAGATCATTatcatgttttatgtttgttaatattaagaccacaataaggaaaaaaaaaagattacctACTATTATgactttgtatttaaaaaaagtgaaaaatatcGCCACTCACTAGTTAAAAGTGTGTCTGGGCTTTCAGTAAGGGGTGAAAGCACATTGCTGTAAAGCGAATGGGTGTGTTGAATTTataacacaaaaagaaaatgtcaatGCCTAactgaataataatttttaaaatcttgaTTCATACATCTGGACACTAGAAAgaggaattatgttaaaatgtcttTTGTCAAAAATACAGTTTAGTATTTAACactataattccctccacactcactaCCAatctggagcacctgggactcagcccaTCTTTGTGTCAGTTGATCTCTAATTTCCTAAATGACAGACGACAGGCAGTAAAGTTAGGCaaacatgtctcagcctcccttacTTTCAGCACtcgagccccccagggttgtgtcctGAGCCCCTTGCTGTACTCATTGGACACATATGACTGCATGGCccctaccaactccaccgccatcattaagtttgctgacgacactatTGTCGGACTTTGCAAAGCAGGAGAGAAACAACCTCACTCCCGCGATCAACGAGAACCCATGGACTGGAGAGAATGGAACGCTTCAGATACATTGGTGTTCACAGTACACATGACTTGTCATGGTGCTGTCACATCAACATCGTGGTGAAAAAGGCTGGCAGCATcactaccacctcagatgcttgagagactttagactgcccacAAGGTGCTAAGGAGCTTTTGCTCCATAAGAACTGTTTCATCATGACggaaaacatcacaacctggtttgggaagagcaccatgcaggacagacgagggGGGTGCGATCAGCTTTGTGCATCATCCgtaccaagctccctgacctgcattcaatctacagcaagcgatGCCAGACCAAGACCAAGGGCAGGaccttccgctccctgaaggccaacacagagactGAGGAGCGGCTTTTTCCCGCAGACTATATCAACCCGAACTCTACATAGGACTCAACTAATTCAATTTGCTATGTTTCTTTCACACGTGTTGGAACACATCAAAAACAACcactttgcacatttgcacaagtGCAGAAAACATATATGTTGCGCATTTCTGCTTATGTTTACATACAAAATAGGACTATTACTGCACTATTAAACTTTAAAGATGAACAATACCACTGCTGCTCATCATTTCATTTCGCACTCCATGACTACGGTCCCGTACTGCTGCTGTCTACACATTACACatactttatacagtttatttacaaAGTTCTTACCTAACATTAACGTTTTGCTTCCTTATTTCCTTTTCAAAGTCACAAATAGTTGTGTgtgagcatttcactgcatatcagactgtgtatggttgtgtatgtgatgaataaaaatttcaattaaaaatttttaatttgattatCCTGTTTTCATCATTATTGTAACACAGATCTTGGATGCAAAAGTCAACCCTTTTCTATTGCCGGAGCTTTTTTTCCGGAAGAGGATTTTAcctaatttttaaaattttctctTTGATGTAGCCATGGCCAGTTCTCACATGTCTCACTGTTAGGGTGATATCCCATCATGATGACACCTACAAACCAGGGAGGGAGAAGACTTACTATCACATGCTTCTCTGAGGCCAGACAAACACATCTTTACACACTGCTGTTAATGCAACGTTTAAGAGCAGCGTAACACCCCTTAAAGTCCGGCCTCTTTCCGCATGCACGAGTtcacagatgcccatgattggctaTTTTCACTATGATTGATACGAGAGTGTGCTACAGTATTTTCTCTTCTGCTCTATACTCTTCAAGCTACGGATGGCTGTAGCATAACACATCCTATGTCAGGAATAGAAATCCCGGAAAGGGTTACACCCCTTTGGAGCCCTGCCGAAGCATTTTTAAGGTCCCTCTCACTCAGGAAATTGTCCTTACTTAACCCACCTTTAACGCACCACTGGTCAGGTGTCACTGACACTCTTGACCACAGTACACTTCAGTATTGTGCTTAAACATGAGACTGTTGGTCTGTCCTCCCATACAACACACCTGTTAAAATGTACCCCAATTATACCCCAAGCAACAGGATAATTTAACTAAGCTAATCAATTTGAAACCCACCCAAAAATCACAACACTGCTTTCAATAGTGGATGAATCAGTCCTTTGTATAAATCAGCCCAGGTATAAGGGAGGATTGCCCTCTATCTTTAATCAGTAGTGTTGCTGGATATTAGGCCACATGCTAACAAAGCATTTACACTCTACATCGGAGTGATGACTCAGTGCTGtagcagaaaataaaagctCTGCTAAAAAATGACTCGCAAGTTTTTTGCAAATATGGACTTTTCTGGGAAATGACCTCACCAATGACCTCCAGCAAGTCATTACGAACCCAAAAGAATAAACACAGACAAATGGGTAGAGGTCGACAAAAGCGCAGCCTAATTccaaagataaacagtgaagttttgtttttttgattgttttatgtACAAGTGCATCTTGCCAAATTGTTCGGTTCAAGATCTTCTACATAGAAATTGCTGCAATAAATCCCCAGAACCATTCTGAACAAAGCTCAGCTTTGTCTTTAGTCACTTTTCAAGTACATGCATCTACAATTCGGAAGGAAGCAATATTAAACTAGAACCTTCTGTCTTTTACaacagcaatataaaaaaagcactctGATTTACAGCAGTGTCTCTCTATCCACTGCAACTCCCTCTCTTTCATACTCTGCAAGGAAATAATGGCCTACTGAGCGAAGAAGAAGATGGAATGATCTTCAACGCTGAGCTATGTATACATATGTAGGTCTCGAAGAATTTAATATGAAGGCAATTTGATTACGGTACGTCTGAGAAGGTTCATAGGAGGAAAATGCCATTACTGAGAACGAGAATGGAGAAGGGGAAAGAGAGAGCATTCCTGCTTCTGCGCATGAGGGCCATTAATAATCGCTAACTTCATCTGAGCATCTTAAGACAGTTCTGAGTAGAAGTGAAAGTCGGAGAACAAGGCACCAGAGGAGGAAGTTAGTTCTGCAGATCAGACGCACAACTCACTAAAGTACGCAGAGGATTCATAGGTTCCACTCAAGTACAAAAACTCTGTATCGATGGAAAGCTTGAGATTGATAGCTACAGTGCCATGTTAGGCTGATCCAGTAATTTCATTGCACCAAGTCTCTTTGCACGTAGGAAACCAGCGCttacttttagaaaaaaaaaaaaagcgaagaCACGAAACATGGACTGAAACAGAAGAACTGCTtctctttaataattttaaacttttttcactATGCAAAAGGAACATTAAAAAGGGCATTTGGAAAATGAGAGGGTGcactaaataagaaaaatgtgcACTGCCATttctcacctacacacacactctctctcatttctctttctcaTTCCATTTGTGAGTGTCCGGTGTTGTGCCTACGCGGACAAGTTGCTTCTCCCGGAGGAATGATGGGAGTATGAGTGcctctgtctccttctctccctctctccctctctctcaatctctctctccctggcTCACTGAACGCCTGTTCCTTCCTCTAATAATTGGAGTTTTATTTCCCACAATCAATTCATTTCAGCCCAGCCTCAAACACATTGATCCTCTGTCACTGACACCACACAGCTGATACACACAACGCCCACTGCTAGGACTCGACAACATGATATGGATACACTTGCAGACGGTCTAAAAAACCAGAAAGATGTAACATTAACATGTACAGAACATGGGGTCTACAACTGCAAATAGTTtgaaataatgttatttatggtatatacagtaactgttCCAAATTCCTGCTGTCCTTTTGCCAACTAGGTGTTTCAAGCCAAATAAATGCAATGCTTATTAATCTGGAACTGGGGAAAGTACTTGAGTACATAACACGGGTCACAAAATTGTGAGAACACAATAAGTGTAATAatgatcttttatttttctgtttttcttgccacttaaaaaaaatatactgtgtactgagtaaatatagccaaaaaatattttttgcctgAAATGGtgccttcttttttatttgatgttaTACTTGCTGTTTACTGCACATGGGAGttctgtgtttattattaattttaacaattatttgtcacatgtacctttggagcacagtaaaataattatatatatatttttggcatattccagttaggaagctggagtCAGAGTGTAGTACacgccttgctcaagggctcaacactGGAGGCTCTAACCCCAGACCTTCCAATCAGCAACCCAGTAACCCACTGCCTTAACCATTTGTACCACCACTGGCCCATGAGCGCATCACTTGCTCCGTTTGCCAATGGTCAGATACTGAGTGGGGCGAGATGCTTGGGTGGGGTAAAATGTCGGCTTTCATTTCAGTTTCATATTCCAGGCGCAGGTTAAGCGTGCACACAGACTAACTAGGGTcaatatttatgtattcatcctgtttgttttacaattgtggcgtattttatttaagttttgcagaagtttgtaaaaaaaaaattaactgcatGTAAAGGCAGCGTATTATTTCCTAAATGTACCTTGGGTATATTTTGGTTGAATGAGGTTTTCTTTAAACAACCttctttatactttatatagcAGTTAATTTCCCAATAGACATTCCTGCTATAACCTAGATACAGTATGGCAGGTGATATGACATGATATGTGATACACCCCTCTGGGGCATGATTCCCACCCTTGGTGTTTTACCCCAGTGCACATCCAGTAATTCTTAGATATTGTTTAACATTTGAATAacttaaaaaagttattttactttcacttttttcGTATTTTATAGTCCTAGTCGCTGTGGGTGATGGGGCATATTATGGAAAAGTCACTTTTTCAGCACTTTTGTATGTATATTTGGGTATCTGCAGTGCCTACCAGCCCACAATCTGTGAAATTGAACAACTCAGTTTAGTATGCAGTCTCAGTCAGAAATTATGTGAGAAAACAGGCGTAATATCttattttttaggttttatgTCGGTTGTTGAAATCCCAATAatgcatgtttatttatgtttgttttatgggacatatatgtacatacacacttacCGTTGGTAAGATGCTCAGTCCATGAGTGTTTTGGACTTTGGTATTAGAGAATATAATAGTACT of Clarias gariepinus isolate MV-2021 ecotype Netherlands chromosome 6, CGAR_prim_01v2, whole genome shotgun sequence contains these proteins:
- the LOC128526845 gene encoding neurexophilin-2; translation: MRLLAWSLLILNQWILRKVHGLEKQVGKSLDYLELGAAGSVLKPVPYGGAGGGGIGAGGGVKPPFQTSRIFSSMDHTPMKPKPPTFGLPNPYDWARNQSQFLDQTGYHSKRKPPLKTAMKTKKIFGWGDFYFTVKTVKFNLLVTGKIVDHVNGTFTVYFRHNSSSLGNVTVSIVPPSKIVEFEVVQQQSTLHQPEIQFHQPHQSTIDPKDIKTFNCRVEYKKTNRSKKPKPCLYDPSQTCFTEHTQSNAAWLCAKPFKVICIFISFFSIDYKLVQKVCPDYNFQSEQPYFG